The DNA segment AATTCCGGCCACTTTGACGCTGAACTTGATCTAAAAGGGCTTAAAAGAATCACAAAAGCAAGCAGGGCCATTCGTGATTTTGTCCAAGAATACACGCTTAAGAACGGAAAGAATATTTATCTTTTAGGCGAAGGCCGCTTGATCAATTTGGCTGCGGCCGAAGGGCATCCGGCGTCGGTTATGGATATGAGTTTTGCCAATCAAGCTTTATCCGCCGAATATGTCGCGAAAAATTATAAAAACCTCCAAAGAAAAGTTTACAGTGTCCCCGAAGATATTGACCGCATGATCGCCAAATTAAAACTGCAAGCACTCGGCGTTAAAATAGATACGCTCACCGAAGAGCAGAAGAAATATCTTAGTAGCTGGGATATGGGAACATAGATTTGATGAGATAAGGTCTAGGGAGTTCTTATGAAAAAGGGTATCAAAAAGATCGGCGTACTTTGTTCCGGCGGTGACGGCCCGGGAATGAACGCGGCAATCCGCAGTGTGGTGCGCAGCAGCCTCGCTTACGGCATATCGGTCGGCGGAATTATGCGCGGTTACGAGGGATTGATCGACGATGAAATTATTGCGATGGATCATCGCTCCGTTTCCAACATTATCAATCGCGGCGGAACGATTCTTAAAACGGCGCGTTCCAAAAGATTTAAAACGCCCGAAGGAATGAAAAAGGCGTTCGATGTTTTTAAAAAACACCGCATGGATGGCTTGATCGTTATTGGCGGCGATGGAAGTTATCGCGGTGCTGATGAATTTTATAAAAGATATAAAGTGCCGGTCGTTGGAATGCCCGGAACGATCGACAATGATCTATGCGGCACCGATCAGACCATCGGTTGTTCTACGGCAGTTAATACGGCGCTAGAGGCTATCGACAAAATTCGCGATACGGCGCATAGCATGGAACGGATCTTTATTGTTGAGGTTATGGGAAATTCTTCCGGTTATATTGCGATGCAAGTTGCTTTAGGCTCTGGCGCTGAAAGCGTTATTATTCCGGAAAGAAAATTTGATTATGAAAAACTTTTTACCGATGTCCAGGAAGGGTATCGTAAGGGAAAAATAAGCTGGATCGTTATTACCGCCGAAGGCGCCGGCAAGGCTCCGGATGTCGCGAAGAAGATCATGCAAACAACGGGGCTGGAAACACGGTTCGTTGTCTTGGGCCATGTTCAGCGCGGCGGGGTTCCGACGGCGTCCGACAGGATTTTGGCAACACGTTTAGGCGTGGCGGCGGTTGAATTACTGCTCAAAGGCATTTACGGAAAATCCGTTGGGGTTTTACAGGAAAAGATCAGCGTTGTTCCATTAGCACAAGCTTGTCATCGAAAGAAAAGTTATATTGACGAATATGACCGTTTGATGAAGCTTTTAAGATAAACATACATTCAGATCTTTTAACCACGATTAAGCAACAACAAGAGGGAGGATTCAAACATGTCTCAAGCTTTGGATATTGATGTTTTGGTTAGTGAGTTAATTACCAACGATGATATTTCGGCGAAACAAAAGATCGTCGGCGAGATCTTTAAAATGGCTAAGGCCAAGGGTATTTTCTTGGCTTCCATTCATGATCTTTATAAAGCCCGCGGTGAAGGAAAGTGGAGCGATTTTACCGTTCCGGCGATGAATTTACGCTGTTTAACCTATTATTTGGCTAAGGCGATCTTTCGCGTTGCCAACAAAACCAATGCGGGCGCTTTTATCTTTGAAATCGCCAAATCCGAAATGGGCTATACTGGCCAACCGCCGATCGAATATACGGGCGTTATTTTAGCGGCTGCAGTTAAGGAGAATTTCTCCGGCCCTGTATTCATTCAAGGTGATCATTGCCAATTAAAAGCCAAAGCCTTTTTTGCTGATCCCAAAAAAGAAGTAACCGCGGTTAAGCATTTGCTGGAAGACTGCATTGCTTCTGGTTTTTATAATATCGACATCGATAGCTCAACTTTGGTTGATCTTGATAAAAAAACTACTGCCGAACAGCAGGAGAATAATTTCAAGGTCTGCGCTGAGCTGACGGAACATATTCGCAAAATTCAGCCTGAAGGCATTATGGTTTCTGCCGGAGGCGAGATCGGTGAAGTTGGCGGGAAAAATAGCACCGTAGAAGAATTAAAAGCGTTCATGGACGGTTACTTGGCTTGTTTACCGCCCGGAACCGAAGGGATCAGCAAAATCAGCATTCAAACCGGAACATCGCACGGCGGCGTGGTTTTACCCGACGGCACGATGGCTCAGGTGAAAGTTGATTTTGATTGCATTAAAACTTTGTCAAAATATGCGCGCGACAATTACGGGATTTCCGGCGCGGTGCAGCATGGTGCGTCCACCTTGCCGTCCAACGCCTTTGGAAAATTCCCGGAAATGGACACCGTCGAGATCCATTTAGCGACGAATTTCCAGAACATGATGTTTGACAGCGTTTTGTTCCCTAAAGAACTTAAGGAAAAAATGTATCTGTGGGTGAAAAAGAATTGCGCGGATGAAAAGAAAGCTAATCAAACCGAAGAGCAATTTGTTTATTCAGCCCGCAAAAAGGCTTTAGGGCCGTTCAAGAAAGAAATTTTCGCTTTGCCGGAAAAAATTAAAGAAGGCATTGCCCAAGAGATGGAAGCCAAATTTGATTTCCTCTTTAAACAGCTCAAAGTAGGAAATACAAAAGCGATCGTTGGGCAATTCATTAAACGCAAGGATGTTGAATTAGGGTTAAACAAACAAGCCAAAGCGATTTTAGATGGCGAGGGTGATGACTAATAAATGACGGCTCGGCTTACGCAGCGTTGTTGCGTAAGCCGATAGCCGGAATTTACCCCGCGTTTTGTTTTTGAAAAAACAGCGGGGGCGTAGGTTTCTAATTTAAGGAGAATGTTAATGGCTAAAATTTATTATGAGAAAGACACTGATTTAAATTTTATCAAAGATAAGACGATCGCGGTGATCGGTTATGGTATTCAAGGCCGCGGACAAGCCTTAAATTTACGCGACAGCGGTTTAAAAGTTATTATTGGCCAACGGGAAGGTTCGGTCAATTACGATCAAGCTAAGAAGGATGGTTTTGAGCCCATGGATGCCGCGGCCGCCGCAAAACAAGCGGACATTATTCAGATCTTGACGCAAGACCATGTTCAGGCTGAGATCTATAAGAAATCCATCAGAAAACATCTTAAAAAGGGGAAAACGTTGATGTTTTCTCACGGATTTAATATTCATTTTAAACAAATTGTCCCTTCGCCGGATGTGGATGTAGTAATGATCGCGCCCAAAGGGCCGGGTTCGTTGGTTCGTCGTCAATACGAAGAGGGAAAAGGAGTTCCTTGTTTGGTTGCCGTTCATCAAGACGCGTCAGGAAATGCGTTAAAGACTGCGCTCGCTTACGCGAATGGAATTGGCGGCGCTCGCGCCGGAATTCTTGAAACAACATTTAAAGAAGAAACCGAAACCGATCTTTTTGGCGAGCAAAGTGTTTTGTGCGGCGGTGCTTCAGAACTTATTAAAGCCGGATTTGATACGCTTGTGGAAGCCGGATATCAGCCGGAAATCGCGTATTTTGAATGCTTACACGAATTAAAGCTCATTACCGACCTTATTTATGAAGGCGGCTTGCAAGGAATGCGCAAGAAAGTTTCTGATACAGCCGAATACGGTGATTATACGCGCGGCCCGCGTGTTGTCGATGCTAAAACGCGTAAAACCATGAAGAAAATTCTAGGCGAAATCCAATCCGGAAAATTTGCCCGCGAATGGATTAGGGAAAATAAGCAAGGCCGCCCCAATTTCAATAAATACCGCGAAGAAACAGCTGCTCTACAAGTTGAGAAAGTCGGTGCAGAGCTTCGTGGTATGATGCCTTGGATGAAGAAGTAATTTAATCAAATCTTAGATTACGAGCCCCGCTATTTTGTTAGTAATCAAGAAGCGGGGCTCAGTCTTTAAAAATCGTTATGGACAAAATTCTTTACTTGAGCCTCGGAGGAATTGTCGGAACGCTGGCAAGATACGGCCTGGCGGGTGTGGTTTATCGATTTTTTGGGACGAGTTTCCCATTTGGGACATTTGCCGTAAATATTCTAGGATGTTTATTGGTCGGATTCTTTGCCTCTCTTTCAGATAAAAAGTTTCTACTCGATCCCAATACGCGTTTGCTGCTTATGGTTGGCTTTTGCGGGGCCTTTACTACTTTTTCCACGCTTATTTTAGAAACGGATCATTTACTTAAAGACGGTGAAATGATCAAAGCTTTTTTAAATATTTTGCTAAGCGTTGTGGTTGGTTTTATTGTTTTTAGGGTTGGCATTTTCTTGGGAAAAATCATATAATCATCAGAAAAGAGAATAGGCTATGAAAATTCCGGCAGACGGAAAATTACTAAGAATTTTTATCGGCGAGGCCGACAAATGGCAGGGCAAACCTCTCTACGAAGAGATCATTTATCTGGCTAAAAAAGAAAAAATGGCCGGGGCAACCGCCATCAAAGGTTTTATGGGTTTCGGCTGTAAAAGCCACTTGCATACGGCCAAGCTTTTAAGGCTTTCGGAAGATCTTCCGATCATCATTGAAATTGTGGACAGCGAAGAAAAGATCAATCAATTTTTGCCGCATTTAGATGAGATGGTCAAAGAAGGATTGATCACTTTAGAAAAAGCCAATGTGGTTATGTATCGGGCTTAAGAAATGAATACAGTTATGCAAAACAAAGCCGAAGTTCAAAATAATTCTACGATCAAGCTTCACCTCGGATGCGGGACGAATAAATTGTCCGGCTGGGTCAATATTGATTCTGTTAAAGACTGTCAGCCCGATTTAGTTCACGATATCATGCGTCCTTTGCCGTACGCGGACCAAACGGTCGATGAGATCTTAGCGGAAGACCTCCTCGAGCATTTTGATAAATATATGCGCTATATTGTTTTTGGCGATTGGGCGCGGGTTTTAAAAATCGGTGGCACAATAACCATTCGTGTGCCAAACTTTAAAAAGCTTCTTTTCCGGTATTTTAAATTTGGGTTTGATAATTTAGTGGATATGGCCTTTGGAGAGAATATGTGGCGTTCAGAAATTTATTTAGGGCATTTTGGCAATCACAAATGGGGTTATTCGCCCGAGAGTTTAAGCGCTTTTGTGAAAAATTTTGGCATTACTTCATCAAAAGTTACTCTCGAAGGCCTTAACATCAAGCTAGTCGGTTCCAAAGACCGACACGCGACCACTGATGAACTAAATAAACTGATGATTTACGCACATGCCAACAAAACGGGCCAAGGGAAACCATTCCTTTCGCTTGGGTTTGTTAGGGAAAAAATCAATAAATTTCAAAACTCAATTTAAAATAAAAGGTGATAAAAATGGACGACAAAAATAAAGTATTGATCTTTGATACAACGCTGCGCGACGGAGAACAGGCTCCGGGCGCCAGCATGAATGAAAAAGAAAAGTTAGAGATCGCTTACGCTTTGGAACGTTTGGGCGTTGACGTGATCGAGGCCGGATTTCCCGTTATCTCCGAAGGGGATTTCAATTCGGTCAAAAACATCTCAAAACATATTAAGAATTCTATCATTTGCGGTTTGGCGCGTTGTGTTAAAAAAGACATTGACGCGGCCTATGAAGCGGTAAAATCAGCCAAATATCCGCGCATTCATGTTTTCTTGGCGACATCCAAGATCCACTTGCAGTATAAATTAAAGAAAAGCGCCGATGAGATCTTGCAGATGGCGGTTGATTCGGTGAAATACGCCAAATCAAAAGTTTCTGATATTGATTTTTCTCCGGAAGATGCTTCGCGCAGCGAAAAAGATTTTCTCTATCGCGTATTGGAAGCGGTCATTGATGCCGGTGCCACAACGGTTAATATTCCCGACACGGTCGGTTATGCAACTCCAGCGGAATATGGGCAATTAATGGCGGATATCAAAAACAATGTTCCCAATATTGATAAAGCGATCATTTCAGCGCATTGCCACGACGATCTGGGCTTAGGCGTTGCTAACTCTTTAGCGGCGGTGATCGGCGGAGCGCGCCAAGTAGAATGTACCATTAACGGCATTGGCGAACGCGCCGGCAATGCTTCCATGGAAGAGATCGTAATGGCGATCAAAACGCGCGCTGATTTTTATAAGTGCTTTACGAATATCAATACACAGGAATTTTGCCGTATTTCGCGGTTGGTGAGCAAATATACGGGGTTCATTGTTCCTCCCAACAAAGCCATCGTCGGGGCCAATGCTTTTCGGCATGAATCCGGCATTCATCAAGACGGGATCTTAAAGGAACGCTCAACGTATGAGATCATGCATGGCGAAGATGTTGGTTTTATGGAAACGGGAATGGTGTTAGGAAAACATTCCGGTCGGCACGGATTTAAAGTCCGCTTGCAAGCGTTAGGAATTAATTTAAACGATGCGCAATTAGATAAAGCCTTTGATCGGTTCAAAAATATTGCCGATAAAAAGAAACAGGTTTTTGATGAAGACCTGATCGCCATTGTGGAAGATGAAACGAAATTAGTCCAGAACACCTGGCAATTAATTGACCTGACCATCACTAGCGGAACGAATATCGCGCCCAAGGCAAAGATCGTTTTGCAATCCAAGGGAAAAAAGCATGAGAATAGTTCTTCCGGCGACGGCCCGGTGGATGCCTGTTACAAGGCGATCGACGCTATTACGAAGATGAAAGGCGAGTTGTTGGATTATTCTATTCAATCTGTTACTCGCGGAAAAGACGCTTTGGGCGAGGTAATGGTGAAAGCGCGTTTTGCGGATAAAAAAGTGATCGGCCATGGCGCCAGCACTGATATCATTGAGGCCTCTGCTAAAGCGTATATCAACGCCATTAACAAAGCGCTTTCTAAGGATGTCGCGAACGACTAAATATTATGGAAGATCAAAAAACATATTACGGCTTAGTTGGCTATCCTGTTTCGCATAGCCTTTCGCCTTTAATGCATAATACGGCTTTTGCCGAGTTGGGCATTAAGGCTTCTTATGAGCTTTTTCCTCTTAAAGAAGAAGAGCTAGAGCCTTTTTTTAATCGCTTGAAGGAAAAAAGTTGCGATATCCAAGGTATCAATGTAACGGTTCCATATAAAGAAAAAGTGATCGGTTATCTTAATGGCGTAAGCCCTTACGCGCAAAAAGCCAAAGCCGTTAATACGGTGGTGATCTCTCCTCAACGAAGCCTTCAGGGTTTCAACACGGATGGGCCGGGATTTCTGACGCATCTGACAGAGCTGGGGTTTGACACAAAGGACAAAAAAATCGCCATGATCGGCTGCGGAGGGGTAGCGCGGGCGATCGTATCTGTCCTTTGCCTTTTGCCTGAGCGGCCGAAATTAATTACGATCTATGATGTTCAAAAAGAAAAAGCCGACGGGCTTATTAGCGATCTAGGTAGCCGTCTGGATGTAAGCATTGTAAAGAATGTCGGCGAGGTTTCTGATTTGGGCCTTAAAGAAGCTCAGTTATTGATCAACGCGACACCTATCGGCTTAAAAGAAGAAGATCCCTGCATCGTCGATGAAAAGGCTTTGCACGAAAAAATGCTTGTTTATGATGTGATCTATAATCCTTTGGAGACCAAGCTATTAAAAGCGGCAAAGAAAAAAGGTGCCAAAACGGCCAATGGATTAAAGATGCTTTATTATCAAGGGGTTTTGGCATTTCAACATTGGATGAATGCTGAGTTAGAGCCGGAAGTAAAAAACAAAATGTGGCAAAGCCTAGTGAAAGGGCTTTCGGCCCATTAAGGGATAAAATATGATAGAGACAATTTGGCCTTTGTTCATGTTTATTTTAGGATCGATGATCGGAAGCTTTCTTAATGTCTGCATCGTGCGCATGCCGCAGGAACGCTCCATTGTTTTTCCGCGTTCACACTGCGTTCACTGCCAGAAACAGATCGCTTGGTATGACAATATTCCGTTTGTCAGTTATCTTGTCCTTCGGGGGAAATGCCGCTTTTGTAAAAAGCCTATTTCTTTTCGGTATTTTCTGGTGGAATTCATAACGGCAGTTTTTTTCTTAGGGTTTTATCTTTATTTCGGGCTTAACGGACAATTATTTGCGTATCTTGTTTTGGTGTGCGGCCTTATTGTGGCGACCTTTGTTGATTTGGAACATAGGATCATTCCTGATGAAATTAGCGTCGGAGGAATGGTCGTAGGGTTTATTTTAAGCTGCGCTTTGCCGCAATTGCACAATACCAATTCTCATCTTGTGGCTATGGGGCAATCGGCATTAGGGATTCTAGTTGGCGGCGGAACGATCTATGCGATGGGCCTTTTAGGCGATCTTATCTTTAAGAAAGAATCTATGGGTGGGGGAGATGTAAAATTTCTGGCGATGATCGGCGCGTTTTTAGGCTGGAAAATGGCGGTTGCGACATTTTTCATTGCTCCTATTTTTGGAGCTGTGGCCGGAATTATTGTCAAGATCCGCACGAAAGAAAGCGTTATTGCTTACGGGCCGTTTCTGGCTTTAGGAGCACTTATTAGTCTTTTTTGGTCGGGACCGTTAATCGAGTGGTTTTTGAGCGGCTACGGACTTTATTAGTAAGTTATTGTAAATGTTATCTTTGAAAGAGGCGGTTCGCCTCGCCAAAGCCCATGGCGAGGCGAACCGCCTCTTTAATTCTAAAAGCCCATCGCATAACTTCCTATAATAATTGACAGCTTTTGCCTGCAGTGTTACAATCCTCGCCATGAATAAGAATATTGTTTTAGTCGGATTTATGGGCGCAGGTAAATCTGTGACAGCTAAGCAGTTGCAAGAGCTTTCCCAGAGAAGCCTTGTTTCGACCGACGAATTGATCGAAAAAAAGGAAGGCAAGGCGATCAGCCGGATCTTTCAGGAAAACGGTGAAGCCTATTTTCGTGATCTGGAGCGAAAAGTCATCGAAGAGATCTCTCGAAAAGAAAATCTCATTATTGATTGCGGCGGCGGCGTTATTCTCGACCAGGGCAATATCGACAATTTAAAGAAAAACGGTGTTATTTTCTACCTTAAGGTATCACCGGAAATTATTTATGAGCGTATCAAGCACGAAACGCATCGTCCGCTCTTGAAGGTGGACAATCCAAAAATAAAAATTAAAGAGCTGCTAGAGAAAAGACAATCCCGCTACGAACAAGCCGACCAGATAATCGATACTTCCGGAAAGACCATTGATCAGGTTGCCGGCAGCATTTTAAAATTAATTTAGCATGAATGAAGCAGAAGCTTTGATGGCTTTAAATGCGGTTCCCGGATTAGGGAATGCCCGCATTAAGAAATTGATCGACCGTTTTGGCTGTGCCAAAACCGTTTTTTCTTCCTCGGCCAAGGACCTTGGATCTAGCGGTATTGTTTCATCGGAAATAGTCAACTTGATAAAAACCCTCGATGTCGACGACTATTTGAAACAAGAAGCTCAATTGATCAAGCGTTTTGGGACAGAGGTTGTCGCGTTTACGGATGAACAATATCCTAAAAACCTTAAAGAAATTCCCGATTGTCCGGTGCTTTTGTATTGTAAAGGAAATATCTCAAAGCTTGATCATTTGGCCGTTGCCGTTGTCGGCTCTCGAAAAGCATCGATGTATGGACAGGCGACCGCGGAGAAGCTGGGTACAAATTTAGCCGAATTAGGAATAGCGGTTGTTTCGGGGATGGCGCGCGGCATTGATACGTGCGCGCACCGGGGAGCGTTAAAAGCAAAAGGCATAACGGCCGCTGTTTTAGGCTGCGGCTTGTCGCATATTTATCCGCCGGAAAATAAAAAATTATTTGATCAAATTGCCGAGCAAGGAACGGTTATTTCAGAATTCTCGATGGCAACGCCACCTGCGGCTTATCATTTTCCTCAGCGCAATCGGATCATTAGCGGGCTTTCTTTAGGCGTTGTGGTGGTAGAGGCATCCTTTAAAAGCGGAGCGCTTATTACCAGCGATTTTGCTCTAGAACAAGGACGGGAAGTTTTTGCTGTTCCCGGGAAAATTGATAATCCGGCGGCCTTAGGTGTTAATCGCCTCATTCAACAAGGGGCGAAGCTCATTAATGGCGTTGAAGATATCATTGAAGAATTAAAGCCGCATCTTCAGCTTCCCGTTGAAAGAAGTATTCAAAAAGAAGAGGAAAAGACGGTTTTACACGATCCTCTTGACCCAAAACAGGGAGGCGTCTATCGGCTTCTCAATAAGGAACCGGCGCATATCGACACATTGGTTGATAAAACTCAGTTTTCTTTGCCGCAAATATCATCAATTCTGCTACAATTAGAGCTCAAAAAGCTTATTAAACAGTTGCCGGGAAAGTTTTTTGTCCGGATAGAGAAATAATTAAGTCTTCTAGGATTTCTGTCGCACAAAAGGAAAATCATACATGGTAAAAGCACTCGTGATCGTAGAGTCACCCGCGAAAGTTAAGACGATCAATAAGATCTTGGGGAAGAATTTTAAAGTCCTTTCTTCGATGGGGCATTTGGTCGATCTCCCTGCATCTAAACTCGGCGTTGACCTGGAGAATAACTTTAAGCCGCAATTGATCGTTATGCGTAAAAAACAAAAGGTTTTAAAGGATTTGAAGAAAGAAGCGAAAACAAAAAAAGACATTTATATCGCGACAGATCCCGATCGCGAGGGAGAAGCCATCGGCTGGAATATTGCCAATCAACTCGGTGATGAAAAAAATTTCTACCGCATTACCTTCCATGAAATTACCAAAGATGCCGTTTTAAAGGCTTTCAAAACTCCTCGTAAGTTTGACTTAAAGAAAATTGACGCTCAAATCGCTCGTCGGATCTTAGATAGGATCGTGGGCTATCAGTTAAGCCCGCTTTTATGGAAAAAGATCGGCTCACATTTAAGCGCCGGGCGCGTTCAATCGGTGGCGCTGCGCCTTATCGTTGACCGCGAGCGTGAGATCCAGAAATTTATTCCGCAAGAGTATTGGGAGATCGCCGTCGACTTAAAAAAGAAAGGTTATGAAGATATTCTTTGCGCTGATCTGGAAAGAATAAGCGGTGAAAAGATCGATCTGCAGGCAAAACTTCCCACCGATGATGTTGTGGCTCAGATCAAAAAAGAAGATTTTAAGGTCACAAATATCACCAAGCGGGATGTCAAGCGCAGTCCTTCGCCTCCTTTGATCACCAGCACGCTTCAACAAGATGCTTTTAATAAATTAGGATTTAACGCCGCTAAGACGATGATGATCGCCCAAGAACTTTATGAAGGCGTGGAATTAGAGGGGGGCGAGGCTGTCGGTCTTATTACCTATATGAGAACCGATTCCGTCAATATCGCCAAAGAGGCTATTGAAAAAGTCCGCGGTCTTATTGAGAAATCTTACGGCAAAAAATATCTGCCCGAAAAACCTAATGTTTATAAATCAAAGAAATCCGCCCAAGAGGCGCATGAGGCTATTCGTCCATCGGATGTTGACCGCAGCCCCGAAGATATTCAAAAATATCTCTCTGTCGATCAACTTAAGCTTTATCAGTTGATCTGGAAGCGATTTGTGGCTTGCCAAATGACAGACGCGCTTTTTGAAAGCAAAAAAATAGAAATTACCGCCGGAAAATTCCAATTCGGCGCGTCAGGATCAACGCTTAGCTTTGACGGATTTTTAATTTTGGATAAAGAATCGCGCGGCGCGGATAAAGCCATCGATCTATCGCATTACAAAACCGGCGATCTAATGGATCTCGTTGATATTCACCCCAGTCAACATTTCACCAAACCTCCGGCGCACTATTCGGAAGCAACGCTTGTTAAAGCTTTAGAAGAAGACGGCATTGGCCGGCCCAGTACTTATGCGCCCATCATTCAAACACTGGTGTATCGTAATTATGCCAACCGTGACAAGGGGTATTTTAGCGCTACTGAACTCGGAATGATGACTTGCGATCTTCTGGTTCAATATTTTCCAAAGATCATGGATATCGGGTTTACCGCGACGATGGAGGAGCATTTAGATTTAGTGGAAGAAGGAACGCTGGAATACACGAAGCTCCTCAATGAGTTTTATCAACCATTTAAAGAAGAGCTTGAATATGCCATGGGTAAAATTGAGAAAACCCAGACACTTCTTGAGAAAAAATGTCCTCAATGCGATCGGCCGATGGTAGTCAAGTGGGGCCGGCGCGGCAAGTTCTTAAGTTGTTCCGGATTCCCCGAATGTAAATTTGCCCAAGGGTTCGGGATGGGCGTTAAATGCCCGCAGGAAAATTGCGGCGGTGAGCTTATTGAGCGCCGCTCCAAGCGCGGATCGACCTTTTACGGATGCAGTAATTATCCGACATGCAGGTTTATAGCCAATAAACTTCCTCAAGAGCAAAGCGCGCCAGGCGAAAAGCATGAACCGATACCTTGAAAAATTCTTGCCCTATTTGGAAATTGAAAAGAACTATTCCAAGCACACGGTTCTCAATTATAAAATCGACTTAGAAGATTTCTTTAAGGTTGTCGGCGATGTGGCGATCGAGCAGATCGATTACCTTGTTTTGAGAAAATATTTAGCCGCTATCCGTTCTCGCGAGCATAAGCCCCGCACGGTTGCCCGAAAACTTTCCTCGCTGCGCAGTCTGTTCAAATTCCTGCAAAGAGAAGGTTATATTAAAAATAATCCGGCTACGCTTCTCATGACGCCGAAATTAGATAAAAAACTTCCGGTTTTCTTGACGGAAGAAGAAGTATTTAAATTATTGGACGCGCCTTCCGGCGATGATGTGGCGGGGTTGCGTGATCGGGCGATTTTAGAAACACTTTACAGCACCGGAATTCGCGTGAGCGAACTTGTCGGTTTGGATGTGGATGCGGTTGACCTTATTAGCAATATCGCTAAAGTAGCCGGTAAAGGAAAAAAAGAAAGACTGGCTCCTATTGGCAACAAGGCTACTTCGGCTATTCGCGAATATTTAGGAAAAAGAAAGCATAAAAGCAGCGCTCTTTTTTTGAATAAAAACGGAACGCGGCTGACAGATAGAAGTATTCGTAACATCATCAATAAGTATATTCATTTGATAAGCCTACGCGCCAGCCTTTCTCCGCATGCGTTGCGGCATTCCTTCGCGACACATATGCTTAATCGAGGCGCGGATTTGCGTTCGGTCCAAGAGCTTTTAGGGCATGTGAATCTTTCCACAACACAGATCTACACACATATGACAACCGAAAAGATAAAAGGGGTTTACGATAAGGCGCATCCGCGCGCTTAAGTTTTTTAAACGCTATGGTTATTTT comes from the Candidatus Omnitrophota bacterium genome and includes:
- the pfkA gene encoding 6-phosphofructokinase; this encodes MKKGIKKIGVLCSGGDGPGMNAAIRSVVRSSLAYGISVGGIMRGYEGLIDDEIIAMDHRSVSNIINRGGTILKTARSKRFKTPEGMKKAFDVFKKHRMDGLIVIGGDGSYRGADEFYKRYKVPVVGMPGTIDNDLCGTDQTIGCSTAVNTALEAIDKIRDTAHSMERIFIVEVMGNSSGYIAMQVALGSGAESVIIPERKFDYEKLFTDVQEGYRKGKISWIVITAEGAGKAPDVAKKIMQTTGLETRFVVLGHVQRGGVPTASDRILATRLGVAAVELLLKGIYGKSVGVLQEKISVVPLAQACHRKKSYIDEYDRLMKLLR
- a CDS encoding class II fructose-bisphosphate aldolase, coding for MSQALDIDVLVSELITNDDISAKQKIVGEIFKMAKAKGIFLASIHDLYKARGEGKWSDFTVPAMNLRCLTYYLAKAIFRVANKTNAGAFIFEIAKSEMGYTGQPPIEYTGVILAAAVKENFSGPVFIQGDHCQLKAKAFFADPKKEVTAVKHLLEDCIASGFYNIDIDSSTLVDLDKKTTAEQQENNFKVCAELTEHIRKIQPEGIMVSAGGEIGEVGGKNSTVEELKAFMDGYLACLPPGTEGISKISIQTGTSHGGVVLPDGTMAQVKVDFDCIKTLSKYARDNYGISGAVQHGASTLPSNAFGKFPEMDTVEIHLATNFQNMMFDSVLFPKELKEKMYLWVKKNCADEKKANQTEEQFVYSARKKALGPFKKEIFALPEKIKEGIAQEMEAKFDFLFKQLKVGNTKAIVGQFIKRKDVELGLNKQAKAILDGEGDD
- the ilvC gene encoding ketol-acid reductoisomerase; amino-acid sequence: MAKIYYEKDTDLNFIKDKTIAVIGYGIQGRGQALNLRDSGLKVIIGQREGSVNYDQAKKDGFEPMDAAAAAKQADIIQILTQDHVQAEIYKKSIRKHLKKGKTLMFSHGFNIHFKQIVPSPDVDVVMIAPKGPGSLVRRQYEEGKGVPCLVAVHQDASGNALKTALAYANGIGGARAGILETTFKEETETDLFGEQSVLCGGASELIKAGFDTLVEAGYQPEIAYFECLHELKLITDLIYEGGLQGMRKKVSDTAEYGDYTRGPRVVDAKTRKTMKKILGEIQSGKFAREWIRENKQGRPNFNKYREETAALQVEKVGAELRGMMPWMKK
- the crcB gene encoding fluoride efflux transporter CrcB codes for the protein MDKILYLSLGGIVGTLARYGLAGVVYRFFGTSFPFGTFAVNILGCLLVGFFASLSDKKFLLDPNTRLLLMVGFCGAFTTFSTLILETDHLLKDGEMIKAFLNILLSVVVGFIVFRVGIFLGKII
- a CDS encoding DUF190 domain-containing protein; translated protein: MKIPADGKLLRIFIGEADKWQGKPLYEEIIYLAKKEKMAGATAIKGFMGFGCKSHLHTAKLLRLSEDLPIIIEIVDSEEKINQFLPHLDEMVKEGLITLEKANVVMYRA
- a CDS encoding methyltransferase domain-containing protein, whose amino-acid sequence is MNTVMQNKAEVQNNSTIKLHLGCGTNKLSGWVNIDSVKDCQPDLVHDIMRPLPYADQTVDEILAEDLLEHFDKYMRYIVFGDWARVLKIGGTITIRVPNFKKLLFRYFKFGFDNLVDMAFGENMWRSEIYLGHFGNHKWGYSPESLSAFVKNFGITSSKVTLEGLNIKLVGSKDRHATTDELNKLMIYAHANKTGQGKPFLSLGFVREKINKFQNSI
- a CDS encoding 2-isopropylmalate synthase, translating into MDDKNKVLIFDTTLRDGEQAPGASMNEKEKLEIAYALERLGVDVIEAGFPVISEGDFNSVKNISKHIKNSIICGLARCVKKDIDAAYEAVKSAKYPRIHVFLATSKIHLQYKLKKSADEILQMAVDSVKYAKSKVSDIDFSPEDASRSEKDFLYRVLEAVIDAGATTVNIPDTVGYATPAEYGQLMADIKNNVPNIDKAIISAHCHDDLGLGVANSLAAVIGGARQVECTINGIGERAGNASMEEIVMAIKTRADFYKCFTNINTQEFCRISRLVSKYTGFIVPPNKAIVGANAFRHESGIHQDGILKERSTYEIMHGEDVGFMETGMVLGKHSGRHGFKVRLQALGINLNDAQLDKAFDRFKNIADKKKQVFDEDLIAIVEDETKLVQNTWQLIDLTITSGTNIAPKAKIVLQSKGKKHENSSSGDGPVDACYKAIDAITKMKGELLDYSIQSVTRGKDALGEVMVKARFADKKVIGHGASTDIIEASAKAYINAINKALSKDVAND
- the aroE gene encoding shikimate dehydrogenase, translating into MEDQKTYYGLVGYPVSHSLSPLMHNTAFAELGIKASYELFPLKEEELEPFFNRLKEKSCDIQGINVTVPYKEKVIGYLNGVSPYAQKAKAVNTVVISPQRSLQGFNTDGPGFLTHLTELGFDTKDKKIAMIGCGGVARAIVSVLCLLPERPKLITIYDVQKEKADGLISDLGSRLDVSIVKNVGEVSDLGLKEAQLLINATPIGLKEEDPCIVDEKALHEKMLVYDVIYNPLETKLLKAAKKKGAKTANGLKMLYYQGVLAFQHWMNAELEPEVKNKMWQSLVKGLSAH